The Toxorhynchites rutilus septentrionalis strain SRP chromosome 1, ASM2978413v1, whole genome shotgun sequence genome contains the following window.
tggacgtaacaaaggaggacaagttaaggaaaggcaaagtctcactcgaaccgtgcaggtctccagttccctgttggtcgcattcactgattgctccgcaagggtaactaggccgaacggattggtgccggagcaccagtatacctaacagcgattatagagtttcggccgtcggagtgctcgagttggcttgcaaagctgctcacgacaatcagaaaacccacatcaagaacagagcagcttcggttcggcgctcatcaaggcaacaattagtttcagtgagtggcaaagtgtttctccggcacgtcgcattaaatgtaatttactgaacaacatgtcacaaactggatgggaagaaattttccaactgtgaaagctgtggcgagtggcaaacgcaatagctaaacaggaaggtttaaccgaacaagatgggaatatcgagtgataacaaaaacacaacaccaaaggttcttttcagaaccatcaacatattcataaagagtaaacagttaactaatccatttttcaggtagataggtaggtgttcacgtaggagaagaaaataaaacaatatatttaaaatatatatttaacaaaagctgtcccctttgtatagtcctacgtcactccggttatgtccccgacattacctacccgtctttttttattacaaaaatttgaaaacaatctctattctaagCATCGCAAAACTGAGTGTATATCTAAAATTTCTCCaaacaaataaacatttttagTGAGATCTTTGCGAATAAGTATACACCcagttggtttttgtttttgtagatgtttgaaaaagtttttataaAAATGGCAAGTAAcgggaaagaaatagatatcgttaaacgtacaatgataataagtaaGACTTATCGAGGAAAGACATTGCGGAAAATAGCAGCTGTAGTAGGAAGAACTCACTATACAGCAAAGTTAATCATAAACatgtggaaatacgaaggaaccaaGGAAAATTTCCCGGTAGAGGACGCAAACGAATCCTATCTTTTGACGATGAATGAGTAATTGCGCGAACATTGCGAAGGAATCCTAAAACAAACATCCCTAAATTGACTACTGAAGTAGCCGGTATCATTGGAAGATCTGTCAGCGCAGACACTGTtcggagagcagcatacaggaacaatctgagaggtcgtgttggccgtgaaaagtGTTTCATCTCAAagatgaatatgaaaaaaatgggtgggtcatatttatgatataaccgcaaagttgacgtgggactaggtTAGCttaacaatcatttgtttgtattgattagatttttgattgaatgaaacaatttccgaattcaatcgaattcaatatatttgctttgtgagtaaacagattgaataaatgccatgtaaggtctattcatgcattgtgatagattatgttcttcgttacaagtaaatttaatgacagtcctttttcgTTTGGTACGATTCCTAGGATGTcaattcccccagacaccttggctctgaagtctgtgttggggaaacacatttcagtcgaaacaaaaatgctcctgacttgcatgaattttcaatgcaaatttccccacgctccatggatttgaagtctgtgttgaggaaacacatttcaatcgaaacaaaaatacccacgacttgcatgaatttgcaatgccaatttccccgaagctgcttggttatgatggctgtgttggggaaactgtaaatcggaccaatcaaaacaaagtagtaagggcgtttagataacgcttaacatttcacagttattcaattgtttatctaatgataaaTAACACTTTATTAATTACGATgcatgcgtagaaatattccatatcaattgatgaaaacatcttTACGATAcagtgagaaatgttcgagttataagcatttggaatctttcattttttcctgcatgttctgcgttTAGGTTTTCTTTTtgccccccatatactccggttagacgtagtcccacgttgaAAAATGTGAGAAGGAATGACTAAAcgcagtttttttcatttttcttttgtttaatttttatttgccATAATTAAAGTAATTAAGTAACAAAAAAACATATACAACTTTCTTCATTTCTATTAGCAGTTCTATTGCTATTTAATCTCCTCTCCTCTAAACGTTGTATTTACCCTGTGAACGGGACAGATTCTTCATCGAGTTTTAGAGCCAGAGTGGGAACGTGAAGAGGATCGCGAGCGGGAGCGTGAGTAAGACTTTGAACGAGAACGACCTTTGTTGTCTTTTGATTTTGATCGACTGGTTGAACGACGCTCCGATTTGGAACGAGAACGAGAGCGGGCCGTATCCATGCTTTGTTTTTGATCACGTTTTATATCAGGATTACTCGAGCGTGATCGTGAACGATGGCGTAGTGTTTCATTCTTGGATTCCCTAAGATGCACAGACGAGCGCGAACGAGAGCGTGATTTGTTATCCTTTGAGTTGGATCGCGAGCGAAACCGACGTTCTGACTTTGAACGAGATCGAGAACAATATTTCTTCGCATCGCCATTGAGCGATCGGGAGCGTGAACGAGACTCGTCACGATAACGTTTCTGTCGTTCGTAGCGTGGTTTTTTCGGCGACACTGATCTGCTCCTTGATTCTGAGCGAGTGCGATAAGAACTGCCAGATCGTGATCGAGAACGACAACGCGATCGTGATCGGGAGCGACTGTCCAATGAATGAGATCGTCCACGCTTGTTGCGACCTCCATCGTCCTCTATCAATCGAATACGACGGCCATTTAATTCGGTGTCATCCATTTTATCGATCGCCTTCTCCATATCTCTCCTCGTTTCAAACTCGACTATTCCTTCATTCTTCCTTGGCCGATGGGTATCGGTATAGATGACTTCCCCGGCTTGACGAAGGTAGTCTTTTAAATCCTGCCAGCTTACACTTGATGAGACATTCTTCACAATCACACGATACTTGGACCTTCTCATAGGCCCGTACCGAGATCCACCCCGGGCCTTTTCAGAGCGTCCACCCCGTCGTACATCACCTCCACGGGGTTTCCCTCTAGCTTGCTCAACGGACACTCTTTCGCCCAATAGATCTTGGCCGTCCAATTCATAGACGGCATCGTCCGCATCTTGGTGGTCCTCGAATTCCACGAAAGCATAGCCGTTTTTAATCATGATGTCACATATCCTTCCGTAGCCTTTGAAGAACCGTTCTAAATCACGTTCCCGTGTATCACGGGGTAAACCACCAACGTATACTCGTGAGCCAACCATtttcgattgattttttttggttctCTTTCGCAACGTTCTGTTGTCTGACGAATCTAGCCAGAGTACAAGCTTTTATATCGATTAATAGCCCAAATTACTACCCATGCTCGGGTAGATTATTCGGAGTTTGCGGTATATTGTACTCATTCAAATGGATACACTAGATCaggtaacatttttttgttttgttttgttgctcCTTACGTTGCTGGGTTGGACGAATAATCTACCTAGACTGCACGCTCGTAGCGTATTCGAGAAGAGCGCAAGTATATTAGCTATTGCATAACATtattgtgaaattttgtgtaatttaatatacagtgactcaaatccgtaatcgtactctaccatgcagatctcttctcccttcttttgaaagtcgaaaacaagttttcggaacattctatttagataaaatcatagtgttatatgagagttaaaaggtttgctatctgttttcagaataatggtttttatttctctaaaagtggcgaatgtatgtactaatgtatgaaaattgactcaaactcatattcgtacgctggttgaaatctttactcgatttcgaaggcgttggtcaATTTTCttattccatcattagtattgtatcctttgttcattgcaactattttTAGCTGCCTTTAGCCTTAtatacgagttttttggtgtattcggaagaaatatttatgtttgtacatatgcttgtttttgattgCGTGTTGGCCGTTGATCGTTGAGCGTTAGCGTTTAGTCGtttgatcgttgatcgttgagcgttgaccgttgaccgttgaccgtttccgtttccgtttccgtttccgtttccgtttcctaGAAAGAAAAATCAATCATTTGGAATACgcacttttaaaaaatcagtcataattaaaattggtcatattatcatgaaaattgtgattttaggtagtttgtATAGGAGAAGTGCGTGATACGCActccctaagcgagaatggattcatCTTGACCGATCTCTTAACAATTAAGGttacaactacgtcagtacatagattagttaaccctgtGTCATCCGCAaacgttctgtattttagatacggttctgaatcatatttcggacactcctTATAAAttacttgaaatgcttaattccttgatgatataactaaaggGTAATGAATTCGCGAGCTGATCGGACAAGTCtgagaatcgatccgataacggtgttttttttcactcagatttatattgtgtttttttcatcagcgcttgcgagtgaagcgagcacaataaaaagtggtgcacgatcgagacgcGGAGGATCCAGTTCAGtacacacattcatcacacgctacacagcagcggcaagtagaagtttatttttctattgttccatatatcattccttcaacctcctgtgtacgatttacaccattgtccaacattgtatttaccgaatcggcaagcgttggcattaggggtgtacatttttcttacattatcgttgaacttttgttgaaactttttttcattcttgaattttatacaata
Protein-coding sequences here:
- the LOC129761094 gene encoding serine-arginine protein 55-like is translated as MVGSRVYVGGLPRDTRERDLERFFKGYGRICDIMIKNGYAFVEFEDHQDADDAVYELDGQDLLGERVSVEQARGKPRGGDVRRGGRSEKARGGSRYGPMRRSKYRVIVKNVSSSVSWQDLKDYLRQAGEVIYTDTHRPRKNEGIVEFETRRDMEKAIDKMDDTELNGRRIRLIEDDGGRNKRGRSHSLDSRSRSRSRCRSRSRSGSSYRTRSESRSRSVSPKKPRYERQKRYRDESRSRSRSLNGDAKKYCSRSRSKSERRFRSRSNSKDNKSRSRSRSSVHLRESKNETLRHRSRSRSSNPDIKRDQKQSMDTARSRSRSKSERRSTSRSKSKDNKGRSRSKSYSRSRSRSSSRSHSGSKTR